The window TGATGGCAAGTATGGAGTCGAGGTTCGACCAGTTGAAAAGGTTGATGAACTGGGCCACAACCAGCATCAGCACGATATAACCCGACAGTTCCTTCATGCCGTGTTCCATCTGTCTGAGCACATCGTTGGGCTTTTTGATGGCGCCGGTTGTCTTGCCGTAAAAATAGCCCGGGATGGCAAAGAAGAAGAATAAAATTGGAACTAGTCCCCGCAGAAACGGCGACGGGACAAGTCCACCGGTCACCTGGTTGCGCAGCGGAGCGTTTTCGGGAACCACAAGGACAAGGATGAGGATGGTATAGACAAGCAGTGAGAGTCCGGCCCGGCGGAGACCCTTTTTCTCAACCGGGGTGAGCGTTGCCCTCTCTGTTGTTATTGTTGTGTCGGCAGCATATTCAAAACGGCTGCATGCGGGGATGGTGTACTTTTTGGCGATAAAGGCCCCTCCTGCCCCGAGCAGCACCGTTGAAGCGATCATAAAGTACCAGTTGGCCGTTGCGCTCACCTCCTGCCCGTCAACCATCTGCGATGTTATCTCTGAGCTTATGCCGGCAAGCAGCACATCGGTGCCGGCGATGAAGAAGTTGGCAGTAAATCCGGCGGTGGCGCCTGCATAACCTGCAATCAGTCCGGCAATGGGATTAAGTCCCATCTGCGTAAAGATCAGTGCTGCTATGGGGGGGACAATGACGATACCGGCATCGGAACCGATATTGCCGCATGCGCCGATAATGAAGATAACCGGCAGAACGACCTGTTTGGGCACGGAGAATGCTACCGTTCGCAATGCCACCGTCAGCAGTCCGCTCCTCTCGGCAATTGATACTCCCATCAGCATCACCAGAACTAGTCCGAATGGCGCAAAATGGGCAAAATTGGTTACCATCTCTTCGACAAAACGCCTCAGCCCTTCGCCTGAAATAAGGTTCTGCGCCTTAACGGTGGCGCCCGTGCCGGGATCGACGGCGCTGACCCCCAGCAGGGAGGTTATGCCGCTGAGCACGACGATGAAGATGCAGATCCACAGGAATATCCAGAAAGGGTGGGGCAGCTTGTTGCCCATAACCTCTATCCAGCGAAGCACACCTTTTGAGCCGGATTCAACCGGGGCGGGGGGAGCATTCCCGGAGCCGGGGTTGTCTGCGGGGTTGGCGGGGTTGTTGCCAGCGGGGCCGGGGGTGCCACTGCCGGTGGGGTTGTTGCCAGCGGGCTTGTTGCCAGCGGGCTTGTTGGCGTCGGGGTCGTTGCCGGAGGAACCGGGGGGGTTGTTGCCAGCGGGCTTGTTGGCGTCGGGGTCGTTGCCGTCTGGCCGGCTTTTCTTCTTTTTGTTATGATCTTTTCCTGCCATCTTGCGATCGTGGTTTTATTTGTTATTCAGTAAGTATTTAGCGAGGGAATTGCTATGGTAAACACCGTACCTGCTTCCCGGTCTGAACGAAAGCTCACCCTGCCACGGAGATAACTCTCCGTAAGCAGCCTTATACTGTAGGTTCCCCAGCCCCTGCCGGCCCCCTTTGTCGAGAATGACCTCTGGAAAAGCTGGAGCTGTATATCGTCAGGAATTACGGGAATACTCATTATTTTTATCTCGGCCGATACCGGGTCATCTGCTGCAGGACCGGCAGCAACAACCACCTCCTGGGTATCGTCGCTGGCCTCAAGGGCATTTTTGACCGCATTTATCAGCACCCTTCTCAACAGGGTTTCATCCGTATATATCTCAACACCTGACTTTTCATATTTAACTATCCTGTTCCGCAGCTTGTTGTTGGCAAGCAGGGTATTGATAACACCAGTTATCAGATCGTCTAAATTAACTTCTGAAACCTTAACAGAGAGGGTATGGTTCTCAGCATCGCTTATGAGACGGTAGGACTGTATTTCATCTGTCAGCCGGGATGAAAGCTCGTTTATCATAGACCGCACCTCCCCCGGAGGCAGATCGTCGAAAAGCTCACTAAGTCCGTTAAGCACAGAAATTGAATTATTTATGTCGTGAAGAAAGATGTTTTCGAGAAGCTCGCGGGTTTTCTGGTCACTAATATCCTGAAGGTAGGCAAAGACATAATCCTGGCCGTTATGGCTGAACGGCCTTGTATAAACACTAAGACTCATCGTTTCTCCCTTGTCGAGGGTGATATTGCATTCGCCGGCGGAAGCCTCCCCTTTCTCGCTCCGGACTATTGCATTGGAAAATCCGCACACCTTGCAAAAATCAGAGCTTCCGCAACCATATTCGGCATTGACAGCATGAATGCACAGCAGGCACTCTCCGGGCCTCATACCGTTGCCGGCTGTCTCTTCATCCCGGTTCAGGAGGCGGGAGAAGGTCCTGTTCATATAGACAATCTGCCTGTTCCGGTTCAGTATGATAATAATGTTGGGGAGATCGCGAAGGATCAGGGTGAAATCGTAGCCGGCAAGCAGATCATCTGCCTGTTTCCTGACCACTTCAACCGGATCACGCACCTTGTAATCAAACATTGTATTCTTTTGTGCTGTTTGATCGCTAAGGTAGAAAAAAAATATAAACGGAGGCTCTGAATGGCAATAATTAGCTGCCGGCGCCGAAACGGTCAATATAACTGCCGATAAACCGGTTCATACGATTTATCATCTCCTCCTTGCCGGGCAGGTCCTCATCGGCCTCTTTTGTTTTAAAAACCCTGAAACCACGGGCCATGTAATTGGACAGTGCTGCATCAGCATCTTTGGTGCAGGTGTGAAGCCATACCCGCGACACACCCTTTTCACGGGCGCTGCGGACTGCATGGGAGAGCATCATGCCCCCGAGCCCTTTCCCCATATGCTGCGGGAACAGTCCCAGAAACCTGATCTCTGCCGATGAACCACCGTCAAACTCAAGCTCATAGTAACCGGCCAGATCGCGGCCGCTGAAGCAGAGGAATGTTGCCACATCATGGTCTGCAAACCAGGCATCCCATTCATCCATGGTCCATCCCAGCCTGGAATACCACCTCCAGGGCATTCCGACACCGGCAAAAAGCACTGCGTTCAGGTAGGGTTCGGAGCTGACTTCACGGACCTCCAGCTTTTCAAGATATCCTTCGCTGGGCCTGAACAAGTCATTGTCAGTCAGCTCAAGATAGGTTGTGATCACCTTCTCGGTCATGATGATTTTGGTTTTGTCAGTGTTGTACTATCCGGCTCCTGGTGCTGTATGTGATCCCGATGTCGGGGTTCTTTTCAATATGATCTATCAGCACTGCGGCAGTTATTATTCCCATTCCCGTGCCCTGGTCCTCTCTCTCAAAATCAAAGGCGCTGGCCATGTAGGAAGGCATTGCAACGCTGTATTTCCGGTTTGTTACAAGCTCCATGCCTGAAGGATCAAAGATCTTTACATCACGCAGGCTTCTGTCCTCTGCCAGGTGCACTTCGATGGTGCCGCCGGCAATCTGGACCGAGGGGGTGTTGCGTGAAGAAAGGCTGTTGCCTATAAGCCTTTTAAGCTCAGGATAACTCAGGTCCATCCCCACCAGTTCGTTACCGAAGGGGTCCATCCTGAATATGTCCCTCACCCTTACATCACCATCCATGCTGTTCACCCTTATGCCCCCGTAATTCTGGAATGCAAAGTCAAAGTTGCCGTATTTACGGTAAGTCTCGGTTATGAATATCCCCAGCTCATCCTTGTTTTTAAGTGGCTCTGCCAGTCTGCCGATAACCCTGTTGAGTGCGGGATTGTCGTTGTACATCTCCACCAGGGCAGCTATTTCGCTGTCAGCACCTTCAATGCCGGATGTCCGTATCATCGCGGCGCTCTTTTCGACAAGTTCCCTGCCCCTGAAAACCAGCGTCACCTTGCCAACATACTGCATATTTGACCCTGCCTGTGTGACCAGGACCCCGTTATGCTCTTCAGGCCTGAGGGTGAGCGTGTGGCTGTGACCGCCAATTATCACATCAAACCAGGGATACCGGGCTGCCATGATGGTATCTGACACGAAACCGTGATGAGTCAGTCCGATCACGGCATCAGCCCTTGCTGTAAGATATTCATACTCACCTGCCGTTTCAACCGGTGGAAAGAACTCAATGCCGGTCATATTGCCGGGATGGGCGGAAGGTATCCCCTGGTTATTCAGCTGAACGAGTCCGAGAAACGCGATCCTGTGCCTGCCCGCCCTGAGTATGGTGTATGCATCGGGCTGAGCGAGAACTGAACCCGAAGTGTTGAGATTGGCAAGTATAAAGGGGAAGTCTGCCTGTTCCATCCTGTCGGTCAGCACCTCAAGTCCGTAATCAAACTCATGGTTCCCGATGGTATTGATGTTATACCCGGCTCTGTTCATCAGGTCGATCTTCGGGTAACCTTTCGGGTCATAATAGTCGACGATCGGATTGCCTGAGAATATATCGCCGGCGCTCACAAGGAATACATGCTCTTCCGTCGCCCGTTCGTTGTTCACCAGCCAGGCAAGTGAAGGGAAATGGTCAAGCTGCGAATGGCTGTCGTTGGTATGGAAAATGACCACCCGGGTCTCCTGCTCTTCGCAGCCTGAAAAAATAAAAATCCCGGCAAAAAGCAGCAGGATGATCTTTCCTGATATTTTAAAGTTCATCGGGTTTTGATAGATTAGTATACAGGGAACATCACATTTGACTTTATCAGTATTTGCCGGCATCAACATAGACACGGTCATCTGCCGAAAGGCTGCCGTCAGGCATCACCATGTTGCCATGTTTATCATATACCGGTATATCAGCATGTGGCTCACGGGTTTTTATCCCTCTCTTTAACACTGCTGAGAAATATTTGTTCAGGGCATCCCTCACGGTGGCGCCTTCGAAAAGGTCAATGCCGGTATCGTTTACAAACACTTTCATTTTGAATTTAAAATGCTAACCCGTCGTGAGCAGTTGCTCACCAGCGGGAGGCTTCACTTCCCGGAAAGTCCGGATAGCTAAGATACTGCAGAATTCCGACCTCCGGGCATTGTTTCAATCCCGTATCTACCTGGCATTAACGCCGGTCGCTGCAGAATTCCGGCAAAAAACTTCAATTCTTTACGATCCTGAATGCCACATCGGGATGGGGCTCCGGAAGCGCCGGCACTGTAAACTGCAGCTTGCCGTTCCTTGCCCTCACCCTTTCAGTTCCTGTTACCTGTCCGCTCCACGTATCGTACCAGCTGACCGTATATCTGCCACGGCCCTGGCCGTCAAGCTCAATGACCGTCCCTTCGACACGGTCTTTGCTGTAATTCCTTACCCAACCGAAGGCCTCACTGCCGGCATCCATAACATATACGTCGCCCCCCCCGGCGGAGACTTCGGCAGGCTCGAACGGCAGGTTGGCAAAATCTATATAGTCGGTGAATTTTCTCAGGTACTTGAGCTTCATCCAGTCCTCGTCATTCAGAAAAGTATAGTCCCACCACACCGGTATGCCGGCAAGTCCGTTTGTGAGCGACGCCCATATGGCATTGTGGTAAACCAGGCGGTACTCCCTGCTGTTCCGGGGGTAGTATTCCCACTCGGCGCCCGATTCACCAAAAATGGCCGGTTTCATGAACTCCTCGTCCCAGAACCGCCGTGCAGCCCAGGCATAGTTATACATAGCGCTGCGCAAAGTATCGCCCGGATATTTTATCTCCCATCCCTGTGTGGGATACAGGTGCAGGTTGGGCACATCGACAATTTCGTGGAGTTCCCTGCGGTACTGGTCAAATCCCCCGCTGAAGGAGGCCGTTACCGGGTGGCCGTAGGGATCATTTTCATGGAAATAATCCTGGGTTTTCCTCACCCAGTCAAACCCTTCCTGGTGGCGCCCCTGGGCCCAGCCATCGGTGCCGTTCATCTCGTTGATTATTTCCCAGAGACCCCAGCTCCTGCTGTGGGCATAACGGGCTATCAGGTAACGGTACTTCTGCTTCTGGTACTCAAAGACAAGAGAATCGCTGTAAACATCAGCTACGTCGATAAGATGCCTGTAAGGGTTAATTTCCCACCTTGTAGCCCATACCGTAGCAGAGAACAGGTCATGCGGCCAGATGGCAAACATCAGCTTTATATCGTCCTTTTCGAGTATCTTCAGCAAAGAATCGATCCTCCCGCATTTCTCCTGGTTGTAGCGGCCCAGCTCCTCCTCAATAAGTCCGGCTCCGCCGATGAAACCACCGTATGTGATGTTCCACAGTCCGAAAAAATTGGCATTATGCCTGGCAAATGTTTCGAACCGTTCTGCATCGTTCCTCCAGGGAGAGTAAACACCGACAGCATAATAAGATGTGCCGTCATCATAGCTGAAATATCGGGGATTGACGTCAGACTGCCTTATCCAGCCGTGATGTTCTGAAGCGACAGCCTCGAATGACCCGGCGACTGGCTGGCCGGTGCGGCCGGCATCATTGACAAATAGACGGTACTCATATTTCCCGGTCTCGTTGGGAGAGAACCTCAGTTTCCACTGGTCGGCCTCCCGGTAATTATCGTAAAAGCCGTTAATTCGTATCTCCCTTCCCGACGGTGCAGTGAAAAGGGCATATACATCTATGTCGGCCGGATCAAACGGATTATCTATTTCAACATTGTGCAGGTCGAGCCATAACTCGAATTTTTCATACTTCCCGACGGTGGTAGTGTTGACCCTTGCCACTGAAATGGCGGGTTCACCGGCTGGCGGCGAAGCGACAACGGAGGCTGAGGCTATGCCCGGGGCAGTGGCCATCCAGAACGCTGAAGTTTCACCAAATACAGACGGTTCATCACCCGTCTCTTCAGCCAATACCGAAGCTTCTGCGGGTCCCGGCAGGCTAACCAGAAAAAACAGAGCCGTAATGAGTGACAGTGTGACCTGACCGCCGGCAATCATATAATACGATTGCTTTCCGGTTTTAACCTTACCATGTGCGGAAAATCCGATATTCGTTTGCTTCATTACTTAAATATTTTGTGAGACATCTGAACCGCTAAAATAATTATTATGGGCGAATTCCCGAACGGTAACCATAAAAAAGGCAGACAACCAGGGGGGGCGGCGGTCAGCCAAGGGGAAAACCTGGAAGCTGATGGAACAGATAGCTGAAACTATCGGGGGCACTATGGAAATTATCTGGCTTTAGGCTGGATCGTAACGGCCCGGCATCATGGCATCACGGAAACCGCACTTCCCCGGTCTCAGGTCTTGGGGACTGATCGCGGGGCAGGGAAGCTCATAACACGGGTAAGTACTTAATTGACGCCTTAATCTTCCTGAAGTATCTCCGTTGACTCGGGTTCGGTCACCTCCCCCTGAATCCGCAGTATTGCAGTTTGACGGTTAACGGCGTTGGACTGAATCGTAACTGTACGGCGGATCCTGTGGGGCCGCGGTACGATCCTGAACTCAACCTCAACAAAACCGGTGTCAGCCGGCGCAACAGGCTCCTTTGTATAATCATTTACCCTTGTGCCGCAACAGGCCCTTACATTGGACAGTACCAGTGGCTCGGTTCCCGTGTTGTAGACAAAAAAAGTTAATTTTCCTTCGGGAACGTTATCTGTAAGGATAGTGCCATAATCATGCAACTCCCTGTCAAACGAAATAACAGGCCCCGGTTCATCCTGCGCAAAAGTGAAACTACCGACAAACAAGGCGATCAACAACAAACTGAATGTCCTCATGATGTATGTTTTAATAGAATTACAAGTTAGAAGTTCGTAAATTTACGAAATGAATTGCAAAAATCGCAGGATTTGCAGTTTTTTTTGAAAAATAAGTTGCAAATATCATAACCAGATTCTATATTTGTAGAACCTAATAACAGCATGTAGAATTATGAAACTTTCAAAAGCTGAGGAGAAATTGATGGAGCTTATCTGGAATAAAGAAAAAGCTTTCCTTAAAAATCTTGTTGACAGCCATCCTGATCCGAAACCGGCATCAACCACGGTAGCAACCCTGCTGAAAAGAATGCAGGATAAAGGATTTGTAGGCTACAAGCTGTACGGTAACTCAAGGCAGTATTTTCCGCTTGTCTCGAAA of the Marinilabiliales bacterium genome contains:
- a CDS encoding bifunctional metallophosphatase/5'-nucleotidase; translation: MTVSMLMPANTDKVKCDVPCILIYQNPMNFKISGKIILLLFAGIFIFSGCEEQETRVVIFHTNDSHSQLDHFPSLAWLVNNERATEEHVFLVSAGDIFSGNPIVDYYDPKGYPKIDLMNRAGYNINTIGNHEFDYGLEVLTDRMEQADFPFILANLNTSGSVLAQPDAYTILRAGRHRIAFLGLVQLNNQGIPSAHPGNMTGIEFFPPVETAGEYEYLTARADAVIGLTHHGFVSDTIMAARYPWFDVIIGGHSHTLTLRPEEHNGVLVTQAGSNMQYVGKVTLVFRGRELVEKSAAMIRTSGIEGADSEIAALVEMYNDNPALNRVIGRLAEPLKNKDELGIFITETYRKYGNFDFAFQNYGGIRVNSMDGDVRVRDIFRMDPFGNELVGMDLSYPELKRLIGNSLSSRNTPSVQIAGGTIEVHLAEDRSLRDVKIFDPSGMELVTNRKYSVAMPSYMASAFDFEREDQGTGMGIITAAVLIDHIEKNPDIGITYSTRSRIVQH
- a CDS encoding BlaI/MecI/CopY family transcriptional regulator encodes the protein MMKLSKAEEKLMELIWNKEKAFLKNLVDSHPDPKPASTTVATLLKRMQDKGFVGYKLYGNSRQYFPLVSKTDYFSGHVRGMIKNFFSNSALQFATFFTETTNLSEKELEELKKVIDQEIKKKKKP
- a CDS encoding AbgT family transporter is translated as MGNKLPHPFWIFLWICIFIVVLSGITSLLGVSAVDPGTGATVKAQNLISGEGLRRFVEEMVTNFAHFAPFGLVLVMLMGVSIAERSGLLTVALRTVAFSVPKQVVLPVIFIIGACGNIGSDAGIVIVPPIAALIFTQMGLNPIAGLIAGYAGATAGFTANFFIAGTDVLLAGISSEITSQMVDGQEVSATANWYFMIASTVLLGAGGAFIAKKYTIPACSRFEYAADTTITTERATLTPVEKKGLRRAGLSLLVYTILILVLVVPENAPLRNQVTGGLVPSPFLRGLVPILFFFFAIPGYFYGKTTGAIKKPNDVLRQMEHGMKELSGYIVLMLVVAQFINLFNWSNLDSILAIKGAEFLQSTGLTGPVMFTLFMILVALLNIFLGSGSAKWAIFAPIFIPMLAQLGYSPAFVQLMYRVGDSITNCVTPLYVYFPLLLGWIHKYNNRIGIGTIVSLLVPYAVILFLMWVFLLFLWYGLNLPIGVGETIHL
- a CDS encoding DUF5060 domain-containing protein, with the translated sequence MKQTNIGFSAHGKVKTGKQSYYMIAGGQVTLSLITALFFLVSLPGPAEASVLAEETGDEPSVFGETSAFWMATAPGIASASVVASPPAGEPAISVARVNTTTVGKYEKFELWLDLHNVEIDNPFDPADIDVYALFTAPSGREIRINGFYDNYREADQWKLRFSPNETGKYEYRLFVNDAGRTGQPVAGSFEAVASEHHGWIRQSDVNPRYFSYDDGTSYYAVGVYSPWRNDAERFETFARHNANFFGLWNITYGGFIGGAGLIEEELGRYNQEKCGRIDSLLKILEKDDIKLMFAIWPHDLFSATVWATRWEINPYRHLIDVADVYSDSLVFEYQKQKYRYLIARYAHSRSWGLWEIINEMNGTDGWAQGRHQEGFDWVRKTQDYFHENDPYGHPVTASFSGGFDQYRRELHEIVDVPNLHLYPTQGWEIKYPGDTLRSAMYNYAWAARRFWDEEFMKPAIFGESGAEWEYYPRNSREYRLVYHNAIWASLTNGLAGIPVWWDYTFLNDEDWMKLKYLRKFTDYIDFANLPFEPAEVSAGGGDVYVMDAGSEAFGWVRNYSKDRVEGTVIELDGQGRGRYTVSWYDTWSGQVTGTERVRARNGKLQFTVPALPEPHPDVAFRIVKN
- a CDS encoding GNAT family N-acetyltransferase, giving the protein MTEKVITTYLELTDNDLFRPSEGYLEKLEVREVSSEPYLNAVLFAGVGMPWRWYSRLGWTMDEWDAWFADHDVATFLCFSGRDLAGYYELEFDGGSSAEIRFLGLFPQHMGKGLGGMMLSHAVRSAREKGVSRVWLHTCTKDADAALSNYMARGFRVFKTKEADEDLPGKEEMINRMNRFIGSYIDRFGAGS
- a CDS encoding DUF1573 domain-containing protein encodes the protein MRTFSLLLIALFVGSFTFAQDEPGPVISFDRELHDYGTILTDNVPEGKLTFFVYNTGTEPLVLSNVRACCGTRVNDYTKEPVAPADTGFVEVEFRIVPRPHRIRRTVTIQSNAVNRQTAILRIQGEVTEPESTEILQED